The region CCTTGTTCAGCTCGGCCAAGGCGAAGTCCAGGCGCGACTTGACGCGGTTCAGGTAGCGCTTGTAGATGGTAAAGCCAGGGTCCAGGTTGCCGCTTTTGAGGAAGTCGTCGAACTGTGTCTTCCACTTGTCGAACTCGGCGATATCACTGGCCAGGAAGTAGCTGCGCGCAGGATCGAGCAGCTTGATGTAGCTGTCGTAGATGATGACTGAGCGCGCGTCATTGAGCGGCGGCTTGCTGTAGTGGTGGCGCTTGAGCAGCTCGACCACGTTGAGGCTGGCGACGACTTCATCGCGATCAGGCTGGAGTTTATCCCAGCTGTTGGCAGCCAATGCATTGCCCGTAAACGGCAAACTGCCCAGTCCGATCAACAGTGCGAGGGTGGTGCTTGGTAAAAAATGCTTCATGCTGATTCGACGTAGGGACAATTGATCACGCATATTAGGCCGTCTTTGAATTCGCCGGTTCCATAAGAACCGGACGCATAATGCAAAAAGCCCGGGGCTACAGCACCCAGGCTCAGTCATGACTCAACTATGGAGGCACTGTGAAGGCATTGCAAGGCGTTGACGGACATGTGGAGTGGGTTGCGACGACAAGTCCAGCTTGCGATATCGGTCAAGTACGAATTCGTGTGGCTGCTGCTGGCCTCAATCGTGCCGATCTGCTGCAACGTGCAGGGCTTTATCCACCACCCCCTGGGGCCAGTGAATTTCTTGGCCTGGAATGCTCGGGGGTGATCACTGAAGTGGGCGCAGGTTCGTCCTGGCAGGTCGGTGACCGCGTCTGTGCGCTGCTGGCGGGCGGCGGCATGGCTGAAGAAGTGGTGGTGGATGCCCGTCATGTGCTGCCGGTGCCGGAAGGTTTGAGCCTGCACGAAGCCGCGGCGATTCCCGAGGTGTACGCCACTGCCTGGCTCAATCTGTTCCAGTTGGCTGGACTCAAACCGGGCGAGAAGGTGTTGTTGCATGCGGGCGCCAGTGGCGTCGGCTCGGCCGCTATTCAACTGTGCAAAGCCTTCGGTAGCCCGTGCTGGGTGAGCGTCGGTTCGGCCGAGCGCCTGGCCTACTGCGAAGCGCTGGGGGCCAGCGCCGGGGTGGTGCGCGGTGATGACCTGAACAGCCTGAGTGATTTCGGGCCGTTCGATGTGATTCTTGACCCGGTCGGGGCCAACTACGCCGAGCTGAACCTCAAACTGCTGGCCCGGGATGGACGCTGGGTGATCATTGGTTTGATGGGCGGGCGCAAGGCCGAGCTGGATCTGGCGCAATTGCTGGTCAAGCGTGTGCAAGTGACCGGATCGACGCTGCGCACGCGCGACGATCAATTCAAGGCGGAACTGCTCAGCGATCTGGGTCAGCAAGTGTGGCCACTGTTCACTGAAGGGCGGCTCAAGCCACAACTGGCCAAGGCCTTCCCGATCAAGGACGCCGAAGCGGCGTTTGCCGAACTTGCCAGCAATCAAGTGTCGGGCAAGCTGGTGCTGGTGATCGACGAGAGCCTGGCGTAACCCAGTTCGCGGGGTAATCCCGCTCCCACAGCAGTGGGAGCGGGATTACCCCGCGACGACGTCGATCAAGTCCAGGCGTGAATCGGCCAATTGTTGGTTTCGGCATGCTCGCGCAGCACCGGGTCCGGGTTGACCACATGCGGGTAATCGACCTTCACCAGCAGTGGCAGGTCATTGCGCGAGTCCGAGTAGAAGCTCGCGCCTTCAAGGTTTTCCTCTTCCTGATCCAGCCATTCCAGCAAACGAGTGATCTTGCCTTCACGGTAGGTCAGAACACCGCTGGTGCTGCCGGTATACACCCCGTTTTGCACGCTCAGATTGATCCCCAGGTACTCATCAATGCCCAGGCGCGCGGCAATCGGCCCCACCAAATGGGTGCCCGAGGCCGAGATCACCAGGATGCGGTCACCGGCCTTGCGATGTTCGGCGATGGTTCGGGTGGCGTCGCTGAAGATGATCGGCTCGATAAAGTCTTCAACCCAGGGTCCCACCAGGTGATCGACTTCTTCCGGGGTACGCCCGATCAAGGGCTCGAGGCTGAACGCCATGTAGTCTTCCATGGCCAGGTGTCCCTTGCCGTAGGCGTCCATCAGTTCCTTGTCGCGGCGCAGGAAGGATTCGCCATCGACCCAGCCAAGGCGGGCCATCTGTTCGCTCCACAACGAGGCGCAGTCGCCGTGGATCAGGGTTTCATCCAGATCGAAAATCGCTAGTGCCATATTCAGAAAAGCTCCTGTGCAACCCTCACGCGACTTCGCGCAGGGCGGTGGGATCGATCAACAAGGATACCCGCTGGCCGTCGGGGTGCAGATCGGCGGACGAGCGGTTGAGCACATCGACCATCAATTCTACTCCGCGGGCCTCCACGCGGTAGCGGATCACATTGCCAAGCAGGCTGTGGCCGCGTACCAGGCCTTCCAGCTCACCGCTAAGGCTCAGGGCGATAGCTTCCGGGCGGATCGCCAGGCGGCTGTCCACGGGGCGTTGCAGCAAGCGGCTGGCGCTCTGCGCGTCCAACAGGTTGTAGTTACCGATAAAGCCGGCCGCGAACACATCCACGGGCGCGGTGTAGAGAGTTTCGGCATCGCCGCTCTGAACGATACGGCCCTGATTCATCAGAAAGATACGGTCCGAAAGAATCAGCGCTTCTTCCTGGTCATGGGTGACGAAGATTGTCGTCAGGCCCAGCTCGCGCTGGATCTGGCGTATCTGCTCGCGCAGATGCTTGCGAATTCGCGCATCCAAAGCCGACAGGGGCTCGTCGAGCAACAGCAGGCGCGGGCGGGTGACCAGTGAGCGGGCGAGGGCGACGCGCTGGCATTGACCGCCGGACAACTGATGTGGATAGCGGCTGGCGAAGTCCTGCAGCTCTACCAATTGCAACGCCTCACGCACCCGCGTGCGGGTTTCATCGGCATTGACCTTTTGCATGCGCAGGCCGAAGGCGACGTTTTGCTCCACGGTCATATTAGGAAACAGGGCATAGCTCTGGAACACCATGCCGATTCCACGTTTTTGTGGGCTCACGGGTACCAGATCATTGCCGTCGAGGAGGATTTTGCCGCTGTCGACCGCTGTCAGCCCGGCAATGCAACGCAGCAGGGTGGATTTACCACAGCCGGAGGGGCCGAGCAGGGTGACGAATTCACCGCGTTGGATCTGGCAGTTGATGTCGTTGAACACCGGGTTGCCACCATAACTTTTTTGCAGATTCTGTACGCTGACAAAGCTCATATCAGGACTTGTCCTTGTTCAGGTGGTTGGCGATCCAGGTCAGCACCAGCACGAAGAGGAAATAGGAAATCACCAGGGCACTGTTGAAGTGACCACTGCTGTTACGCATGTTGTTCAGGTACACCTGCAGGGTTTCGTAACGGGTGCCCACCAACAAGTTGGCAAAGACGAACTCGCCAAACAGGAACGAGAACGACAACAGCAAGGCCACCAGCAGACCCTTGCGCAGGTTTGGCAACACCACCAGGAACGCAGCCTGGAACGTGCTTGCTCCCAGCAGTTGGGCGGCGTCCATCAAGTCGCGCAGATTGATGGCCTGCAGGTTGTTGGTAATTGCCCGATACATGAACGGCAAGGCCACGGTGAAATAACAGCCGATCAGAATCCACGGCGTACCGACCATGGCCATGGGCCCTGAACCGTACAGCTGCAACAAACCTACTGAAGACACGACCGGTGGCACGGCGAAGGGCAGCAGGATAAGGATGTTCATCAGCGCATCAAGGCGCGGAAAGTGGTAGTGCACCACGAACAGCAGCGGCAGGATCAGCAGCACCGACAACACCAGCGCCCCGACGCAGACCAGCAACGATTGCCCGAAGGCCGCAAGAAACCGCGGGTCGCTCCACAGCGCCAGGTACCACTCGAAGGTAAGACCGCTGGGCAACAGGCTCGCCGACCAACTGGTGGCCAGCGAGTAGAGCAGGGTGCCGGCCAGCGGTAGCAGGAGAATGATGAACAGCAGGTAGACCATCAGGCGATGGTAGAGCGGGTGGGTGCCCGGTTCAGCGCGCGACATGGTAGCTCCTCTTCAGCAGCCATTGATGGACAATGGTCACCAAGGTCATCAACCCGACCAGGATCATCGCCAGGGCGCTGGCCAGATTCGGATCCAGTGAGATGTCGCCGGCCACCAGCGCGGCGATGCGAATCGGCAATACGTTGAAGTTGCCGGTGGTCAAGGCATAGACCGTGGCATAGGCACCCAGGGCATTGGCCAGAAGGATCACAAAGGTGCCCAGCAGCGCGGGCGTCAGCACCGGCAAGCCGATATGCCGCCAGTATTGCCAGGTGCTGGCACCGAGCAGTTGCGCCGACTCTCGCCAGTCTTCGCGCAGCGCATCAAAGGCAGGGTAAAGCAGCAATACACCCAACGGGATCTGGAAGTAGGTGTAGAGAATGATCAGCCCGGTTTTCGAATAGAGGTTGAAGTCTTCGATGATGCCGGCCTGCTTCAGCAGCAAGGTCAGCGCGCCGTTGAAACCCAGCAGAATGATGAAGGCGAAGGCCAGCGGCACCCCGGAAAAGTTGCTGGTCATATTGGCGAATGCGTTGACGAAATCGCGCAGGCGTGAATCGACCTTGCGCAAGGAATAACTACCGAGAACGGCAATGACAATGCCGAATACGCTCGACCAGAAGCTGATCTCCAGGCTGTGCTGGATGGCCTGGCGGTAGAAGCGCGAGTCGAAGATCTTGCTGAAATTGGCCAGGCCCCAGCCACTCTCTGCCTGCAGGCTGTGAATCGCGACCCAGGCCAAGGGGGCGATTTGGAAAATGATGAAGAACAGCGCAAAAGGCAGGAGGAAAAGCATCGCCAGCCATCGGCCGCGTTTGATCGAATTCACTTGAGCAGCTCCCGGCACACAGGCTTGTCATGCGCGACACCCAGTAACTCGCAAATGGTGCCGCACAATTCGGTCTGCAACGGCTTGGCCGCCGGATCAAGGCTGAACGCTTCGCCAAACACGAACAGTGGGACCTCGCGTTCCTCGACCAGCAGGCCGTTGTGCGAGCGGTCGTTGTTCATGCCGTGGTCGGCAGTCACCAGCACCTGATAACCCTCCTGCAGCCATGTGTGCAGGTAGTCGGCCAGAAGAATGTCGGCACTGCGCGCACTGTTGCGATACTGGCTGCTGTCCAGGCCGTGGCGGTGGCCGGCGTCATCGATGCTCATCGGATGGGCGAGGAGAAAGTTCGGTGCGTGGCGGCGGCGCAGGTATTCGGCATCGGCGAACAGATGCGAGTCCGGGTAGTGGTCGGCGTAGTAGAACAGCCCGTGCTGGATGGGCAGCTTGGGCGAATGGGTGTGACGATCGCGCAGCGGATCGAACGGTGAGCGGTTGTACAGCTCGCTGACCCAGTGATAGGCCGCCGCCGCAGTGCCCAGGCCGGCTTCGCGGGCGTAGTGGAAGATGCTGCGTTGCTGCGACAGGCGGGTGACGTTGTTATGCACGATGCCGCTGTCGATTGGCGCTACGCCGGTGAGGATGCATTCGTACAGTGGCCGCGACAGGGCTGGCAGTTCGCATTCGACCCGATACAAGGCGGCGCGGTCAGCCTCGACATAGGCGTGCAGGTGACCCATGGCGTGGTGGGCTACCTGGTAGTTCAGACCATCGAGCAGGACCAGGATGACGTTGTGTTTCATGGCTTCTCCGCGGTAGCAGGGGGCTTATCGCGGGGCAAGCCCGTTCCCACAGGCGGATCCTGGTGGGAGCAGGCTTGCCTCGCGAATATCTTCACTCCATCTCGATAATCACTTGCTCCTGCCACATCTGCGGCAGCTTCTTGGAGGTCGCTTCCCAAGCAGCAGCGTCCTTGATTGGCTGCACAGACTTGTACTGCTCGTTCGGCAGCAGTTTGGCCTGGACCTCAGCGGGTAGCTTCAGATGCTCGGCGCGGATTGGCCGGGCGTGGCCTTGCGCCAGGTTGATCTGTCCGGCATCGCTGAAGATGTACTCACGGGTCAGCTTGGCGGCGTTCGGATGCTTGGCGTATTTGTTGATGATGGTGGTATAGCCGGAAATCACCGAGCCATCAGACGGAATCAGCACCTCGAAACGTGTCGGGTCGATCTGCTGGCGATAGCTCAGGCCGTTGAAGTCCCAGACCACGCCGACTTCGATCTCACCCTTCTCCAGGGTCTGGATGGTCGGGTTGGCCAGCGACAAGCGCTTCTGCTGGGCCAGCTTGGTGAACAACTGCAAGCCTGGCTCGATGTTCTTCTCATCACCCTTGTAGGCGATGGCAGCGGCCAGTACCCCGTTGGCCGCCTGGGCCGCGGTGCTCACGTCACCGATGGCGACTTTGTATTTGCCTTTTTCCAGGTCATGCCAGGTTTTGGGCATGTCTTCGGCTTTGACCAGTTGCTTGTTGATAATGAAGGCAATGGAGCCGGTATAGGCCAGGGCCCAATGGCCATCTTTATCCTTGGCCCAGTCCGGGATCTGTTCCCAGGTGCTGGGCTTGTACGGCTGGGTCACGCCCTTGGCCACCGCTATCGGCCCGAACGCGGCCCCGACATCACCAATGTCTGCGCTGGCATTGTCTTTTTCCGCATCGAACTTGGCCACTTCCTGAGCCGAACTCATGTCGGTGTCCATGTGCTTGAGGCCGTACTTTTTCGCCAGGTCCTCCCAGGTACCTTTCCAGTTGGCCCAGGCGTCGGGCATGCCCACGCTATTGACGGCGCCTTCCTTGCGGGCGGCGTCCTCGAGGGCCTTGAGGTCGGTCCCGGCGGCCATGGCCGTGGTACACAGGGCGATGGTCGAGCCGAGCAGTGAGGCCAGAAAAAGCTGTTTCATCCGAAGCTCCTTGATGGGTGCCGTGCAAAACGCGAAATGTGTTGTTGGACGTTGTTGCGATTCGGTTGGTCTAGGTCAGCAATACCCGAGCCAAGGTAGGCCTGTTGCATGACAATTTAATGTCCGCAGCCGCGCCTGCTCAGGGTCTGTGCCCCTGAAAATCAAGCGTAGACCACCTTGGCTGTCATCTGAGATTCATCTGTGGTGCCTAGGCTTGCTCTATTCTCATAGCCCTGAAGGCGCCAATTGTGTGCGCTGCCAGCGCTGGACTAGTCCAGATAGGTAACCTTCGATGACGCCACTGCCGCCCCGTGCAGTAACAGCCATCTGTCATGCCCTGCAGGAGCAGATCGAGCATGGTCTGCTGTCGCCCGGCTGCAAACTGCCGGCCGAGCGCAAGCTCAGTGAAGTGTTCGACACCACGCGCATTACCCTGCGCGAGGCGCTGGTGCAGTTGGAGGCACGCGGGTTGATTTATCGGGAGGAAAGGCGTGGCTGGTTCGTTGCACCTGAACGACTGACGTATGACCTGATCCAGCGCAGCCACTTCCATGCCATGGTCCGCGAGCAGGGCCGCGAAGCGCACACACAATTGTTGTCGGCGCGCTTGCTGCCTGCAGCCGCGATGGTCTGCGCGCGTCTGCAACTGGCGCCGCTGTCCAGTGTTATCCAGATTTGTCGGCTACGGCGAATCGACGATCGTGCCGTGCTGTATGCCGAGCACTACCTTAACCCGGAGTACTTTCCGGGCATTCTCGATCACGACCTCAGCCAGTCGTTGACCGAACTTTATGCCCGTCACTACGGTATCGCGTATGGGCGGGTGGCGTTCGAGATCCTGCCGACGGCCTTGCCCTCGGCGGCAGCCACTGCGCTTAAGGTGTCGGTGGGTAACCCCGGGCTGCACATTACCCGGGTCAACAGTGATCAGCACGGCAGGCTGATCGACTGTGACCTGGAGTATTGGCGCCACGATGCCATTCGCATCAAGGCCGAAGCCGGTTAAGACTTGCTATCGCCATCGTTGAATGGCGTGCTGGCATCGCTGGTGATCACCTGTACGCTCAGGCGCGGCGTGGCCAGGTCCAGGCCTGCTTCGTCGAGTTGGCGCTTGAGCGCCAGGTTGAACGCCCGTGAAACTTCCCATTGTTTGATCGGCGCGGTTTTGAAGCGTGCGCGCAGAATGGCCGAGCCCGACTCGAAGCTCTCGACCCCTTGCAGCTCCAGCGGTGACCAGATATTGCGACGCATCAACGGATCGTTGCGCATCTTCTGGCCGACGTCGCGAATCAGGCTAATGGCCTGGTCGATGTTCATGCTGTGCGGGATGGCCACGCGAAAAATCGCGTAGCCGAACTCGCGGGAGTAGTTCTTGATGCTCTTGATTTCACTGAACGGGATGGTATGGACGATCCCGTCGATGTCGCGCAGGCGCACCGTGCGAATAGTCAGGCCCTCGACCGTGCCCAGGTGACCGCCGACATCGACGTAGTCATCGATGGCCAGGGAGTCCTCGATAATGATGAACAAACCGGTAATGAGGTCGGCGACCAACGACTGGGCACCGAAGCCGATGGCCAGGCCGATGACACCGGCACCGGCCAGCAGTGGTGTGACGTTCATGCCCATGTTGGCCAGGGCAACGATCACCGCAATGATGAAAATGGCCACGAACAACACGTTGCGGATCAGCGGCATCATGGTTTGCGCGCGGGTATTGGCCAGGCCTTTGCGCGAGCGGGTCAGGGCATGGTGAACGGCGGTGTCGGCGAGAATCCAGACCAGCCAGGCGGCGATCAGGGTACCGGCCAGACCCAGTAGCCGAACTGCCACTTCGTGGCCTTCGCCTTCAGTGAACGCGATCAGGGAGAAACCCCAGACGCGCAGCCCCAGCTCGATGAACACCAGCCAGATACCCATGTGCACCAAGGTGTAGCCGAAGTTGCGCAAGCGTTCGCTGTACACCGCCTGGCGGCGATTGGCACGTTGCGGCTTGAGGCCGTGGCGGCGTACCAGGCCATTGATGACCATGCACAGGATCAGCAGCACTGTGCACATCAACGACTGACGCAAGGCTGTACTGGTGTCCCCGGCAGAGATAAAGGTGGCAATCAGTGAGATCGCTACCAGCACCAGGGCAGGCAGATACCAGAAGGTGCCGAGAATTTCGATGGTGTCGCTCAAGGCGCGGCGGGTAAGGCGCCGGGACAGCGGTTGGTTGCGAATGAGGTGGGCGATGGGTCGACGAAAACGCAGGATGAACAACCCGGTGGATAGCCCGGCGAGCACATTGGCCAGGGTGGCCAGGGTATGGGCCAGATGATCGCCCAGGGTACCGGCCATGCGTGGGTCATTCATCGCCTCGCCAAAGGCGGCGAAGCTGCCGATCAGCCACAGGGGGCGAAAGGCCTGGTGACGGAGGATATGCAAGGCGCGATGGCGGTGCGGACCATCGAGCAGGGAAAAGGCGATGACACAGATGGCCGAGAAGCAGGTGCCGATCACCAGGGCGTAGGCCAGTACCATCGCCATCGACTTGCCCAGCGATGAGGGCAGAACGAAGCTCAGGTACACGGTGATGACCAAGGCCACCAGCCACGGTCCGAGCTTGCGCAAGGCAAAGCGCACCAGGTCCCAAGTGCGAGGATGCTGCGGCAGTTCCTCGCTCAGGCCAAAGCGCAGGCGTACCTGATGGCTGACCCAGTTGAGGGCGTAGGCCAGCAAGCTCCAGAGGGCAATGATGGCTGCAAAGCCGAACAGAATCGGCGGCCATTCGTGCAGGGGCACCAGGCGTGCGTCGAATTCGATTTGTGCCAGTTCAAGTTCCCGGCTCCAGCGCGTGAGCGGACTGGCATCGCCACTGAACTGTTTTTCCAGCTCGGCGAAAGTGGTGCCGATCAGGCCCAGCACCCCTTGCTCGGCATTGGGTTGGGCTTGTTTGGTGCTGTCGCGCAGCTTCTTCAAATCGGCCAGCAGCTTGGTGCGCTGCTGGTCGTTTTCCAGGGTCTTGATCACCTCATCCAGGGACTGGCCCAGCGGCTCGGTTGCCTCTGGCTGGGCCTTGCTGCCACCGAGCATGCTCGGCAGGCCGGCAGCATAGGCTGGGACTAAGGTGAATAACGCCAGGAATAAAGCTAATACGCGGAAAAAGGCAGGCACCGGACAATCAACCTCAAAACGATCAATCGCCCGAGTGTAGTGTATTTGTCAGTTGAGTTTCTCGAGGATCTTCCAGCACATGATGCCAATCATGCCGAGGGTGCCGATCCACATCATCACCACGCCAAAATTACGGTCGCGGAAGTTGAAGCCCACGGTCAGCATGATCAGGCCGGCCATAACGGGAAGGAACAGGGATTGAAAAGCTGACATGCGGCAAGGTCCTTGAATTCGAATTTATGTTCAAGGATAGCGGGAAACACCGGCACAAGGGGTGATTGAGGTCAGTGATGGGGCACGAACCCGGTTGTCCGGGTTCGTGTGGGTGTCGGCCTTGGCGGCGACACGGATGCGACAAAACAAGGTCGCCGCAAAACGACGTGCGCTGCAACGCTATGGAAGGTCGCGACTGCGGTAGAAAGCAGTGAGTACCTTTACCAGATGGGCCAGGTCCTGACTGCCGCAGAGTTCACGAATCGAGTGCATGGCAAAGGTCGGCAAGCCGATATCCACGGTACGTACACCCAGGTGGCTGGCGGTGATCGGGCCGATGGTCGAGCCACACCCCATGTCGCTGCGCACGACAAAACTTTGCACCGGCACCTCTTCGGCCATGCACAAATGGCGGAAGAAACCCGCGGTCTCGCTGTTGGTCGCGTAGCGCTGGTTGTTGTTGACCTTGATGACCGGGCCGGCATTGAGTTTCGGGCCATGGTTGCCATCGTGCTTGTCGGCATAGTTGGGGTGGACGCCGTGAGCGTTGTCGGCCGAGACCAGCAGCGAGCGCTGGATGGCGCGCACGAAGTCGTCGCCATCGGGCATCAGGCGGCGCAGGGTCTGTTCCAGCATCGGGCCATCGGCGCCGCAGGCCGAGCAGGAGCCGACTTCTTCATGGTCGTTGCACACCAGTACGCAAGTTTCCTCGCTGTCGGCGTTGAGCAAAGCCTGCAAGCCGGCGTAGCAGGACAACAGGTTGTCCAGGCGCGCACCGGCGATGAACTCACCGTGCAGGCCAACCAGGGCTGCGCTCTGGGTGTCGTAGAAACTCAGCTCGTAGTCCAGCACCACATCGGCGTTCAGATCATGCTCGCGGGCCAGTTGGTCGGTGAGCAGGGCGCGGAAGTCGACGCGCTCGTCGCCTGCAACCTGGGCCAGGATCGGTGGCAGTTCGGTCTGCGGGTTGATCGCCCAGCCTTCGTTGGCGGTGCGATTGAGGTGGATCGCCAGGTTTGGAATGACTGCAATCGGCAGCTTGAAGTCAACCAACTGACTTTCGACCTTGCCGTCGCGCCGGAACGTTACGCGTCCGGCCAGGGACAGGTCGCGGTCGAACCAGGGCGCGAGCAGGGCGCCACCGTAGACTTCCACGCCCAACTGCCAGAAGCCGTGGCGCTGCAGTTCGGGTTGTGGCTTGACCCGCAGGCACGGGCTGTCGGTGTGCGCACCCACCAGGCGAATGCCGTCGAGCAGCGGCGAGTGACGACCGAGCTTGAAGGCGATAATCGAAGAATCGTTGCGGGTCAGGTAATAACGACCGCCGGCCACGGTAGCCCAGCTATCGCGCTCGTCCAGGCGCTGGTAACCGGCAGCTTCAAGGCGCTGGGCCAAGGCCGCGGTGGCATGAAAGGGGGTGGGGGAGGCCTTGAGAAAGTCGATCAGGCCTTGATTCAGTGCTTCGCGCATAGGTCACTCCAGACAGCAGTGGCGCGAGTTTAACGTACTTGGCGGCGGATTTGTGGCGTGCCTGTCGTGGCGCAAGCCCGCTCCCAAACGGTCTGGAGGCGGGCTGGCGCCGCGGTGCGCTGTATTAGAACGGGGCCGGGCACTCGAAGCGCAGGCGCTCCCCGGAAACCGGGTGGGTAAAGCTGAGCATGCTCGCGTGCAGGCACAGGCGCTCATGGGCAGCGAGGGCTTCGGGGTAGGCGTACAGGCGGTCACCGAGCAGCGGGTGGCCAATCGAAAGCATGTGTACGCGCAACTGATGCGAACGCCCGGTGATCGGCGTCAGTTCCACGCGGCAATGATCGCCACAGCGTTCGACAATGCGCCAGAAGGTCAGGGCATGCTTGCCTTGTTCGTGGTCGACCACATGCCGTGGCTTGGTCGGCGGATCGTAGCGCAGCGGCAGATCGATACTGCCGCTGTCGAGCTCCGGCTGACCCCAGCACAGGGCGGTGTAGGCCTTCTCGGTTTCACGGTCATGAAACTGCCGGGACAGCTCGCGATGGCTATCGGCGTCGCGGGCCAGGAGGATGATGCCCGAGGTTTCCCAATCCAGACGATGGACAATCAGGGCATCGGGATAGCCGTTTTCCTGCAGGCGAGTGATCAGGCAATCCTTGTTGTCGTCGGCGCGCCCAGGCACCGACAACAGCAAGGTCGGCTTGTTTATCACCAGGATGGCAGCGTCTTCGAAGAGGACTTGAACATTGGACAGCGGCATTGCGTGTTCTCTGCAAACGCCAACGGCGGCGACTGACGCCTATGTGTAAACGGGCTTGCCTTGCGATTGCGATTGTTCAGTTACATCGCTATCGCGGGGCAAGCCCGCTTCTACACAAGCACCAGCCATCGCCGTGGCAGGTTACCCGTAAGCGCCGATCAACGATCGGGCAGGGTGATGTTGAGTTCCAGGATTGAGCAGCTGCCCTGATTTTCCAGAGCGACATGCACATCATCGGAGCCGATGTTGACGTATTTGCGGATTACCTCCACCAGTTCCTTCTGCAAGGCTGGCAAGTAGTCCGGAGTACTGCGCTGACCGCGCTCGTGCGCCACGATGATCTGTAGACGCTCTTTCGCGACCGAGGCGGTGCTTACTTTTTTGCTGGCACGAAAGAAGTCAAAAAGGTTCATTGGTTAGTTGCCTCCAAACAGGCGCTCGAAGAATCCCTTCTTCTTAACATCAAGGAACCGATGTTCCACATTTTTGCCCAACAGGCGGTCGACAGTATCGCTGTACGCCTGGCCTGCATCGCTCTGGTCGTCGAGGATGACCGGGACACCCTGGTTGGATGCCTTGAGCACCGCCTGGGATTCCGGAATCACGCCCAACAGGGCAACCGAGAGGATTTCCTTGACGTCTTCAACGCCAAGCATTTCGCCCTGGCTCACGCGCTCTGGATGGTA is a window of Pseudomonas sp. DG56-2 DNA encoding:
- the minE gene encoding cell division topological specificity factor MinE; its protein translation is MNLFDFFRASKKVSTASVAKERLQIIVAHERGQRSTPDYLPALQKELVEVIRKYVNIGSDDVHVALENQGSCSILELNITLPDR
- a CDS encoding M18 family aminopeptidase, with the translated sequence MREALNQGLIDFLKASPTPFHATAALAQRLEAAGYQRLDERDSWATVAGGRYYLTRNDSSIIAFKLGRHSPLLDGIRLVGAHTDSPCLRVKPQPELQRHGFWQLGVEVYGGALLAPWFDRDLSLAGRVTFRRDGKVESQLVDFKLPIAVIPNLAIHLNRTANEGWAINPQTELPPILAQVAGDERVDFRALLTDQLAREHDLNADVVLDYELSFYDTQSAALVGLHGEFIAGARLDNLLSCYAGLQALLNADSEETCVLVCNDHEEVGSCSACGADGPMLEQTLRRLMPDGDDFVRAIQRSLLVSADNAHGVHPNYADKHDGNHGPKLNAGPVIKVNNNQRYATNSETAGFFRHLCMAEEVPVQSFVVRSDMGCGSTIGPITASHLGVRTVDIGLPTFAMHSIRELCGSQDLAHLVKVLTAFYRSRDLP
- a CDS encoding mechanosensitive ion channel family protein; this encodes MPAFFRVLALFLALFTLVPAYAAGLPSMLGGSKAQPEATEPLGQSLDEVIKTLENDQQRTKLLADLKKLRDSTKQAQPNAEQGVLGLIGTTFAELEKQFSGDASPLTRWSRELELAQIEFDARLVPLHEWPPILFGFAAIIALWSLLAYALNWVSHQVRLRFGLSEELPQHPRTWDLVRFALRKLGPWLVALVITVYLSFVLPSSLGKSMAMVLAYALVIGTCFSAICVIAFSLLDGPHRHRALHILRHQAFRPLWLIGSFAAFGEAMNDPRMAGTLGDHLAHTLATLANVLAGLSTGLFILRFRRPIAHLIRNQPLSRRLTRRALSDTIEILGTFWYLPALVLVAISLIATFISAGDTSTALRQSLMCTVLLILCMVINGLVRRHGLKPQRANRRQAVYSERLRNFGYTLVHMGIWLVFIELGLRVWGFSLIAFTEGEGHEVAVRLLGLAGTLIAAWLVWILADTAVHHALTRSRKGLANTRAQTMMPLIRNVLFVAIFIIAVIVALANMGMNVTPLLAGAGVIGLAIGFGAQSLVADLITGLFIIIEDSLAIDDYVDVGGHLGTVEGLTIRTVRLRDIDGIVHTIPFSEIKSIKNYSREFGYAIFRVAIPHSMNIDQAISLIRDVGQKMRNDPLMRRNIWSPLELQGVESFESGSAILRARFKTAPIKQWEVSRAFNLALKRQLDEAGLDLATPRLSVQVITSDASTPFNDGDSKS
- a CDS encoding RluA family pseudouridine synthase; protein product: MPLSNVQVLFEDAAILVINKPTLLLSVPGRADDNKDCLITRLQENGYPDALIVHRLDWETSGIILLARDADSHRELSRQFHDRETEKAYTALCWGQPELDSGSIDLPLRYDPPTKPRHVVDHEQGKHALTFWRIVERCGDHCRVELTPITGRSHQLRVHMLSIGHPLLGDRLYAYPEALAAHERLCLHASMLSFTHPVSGERLRFECPAPF